Proteins encoded within one genomic window of Besnoitia besnoiti strain Bb-Ger1 chromosome II, whole genome shotgun sequence:
- a CDS encoding hypothetical protein (encoded by transcript BESB_036120), whose translation MEQNDREELPEKAKHDVKTWAGPGEGGGEAHPRDSGDAGAVEAMEKSRVRLNMDQKKRQQRKIPQRETKTRECSTGEVAGGGGIAASCRSRGERTAGG comes from the coding sequence ATGGAGCAAAACGATAGGGAAGAACTGCCCGAGAAAGCGAAGCACGACGTCAAAACGTGGGCAGGcccgggggagggggggggggaagctcacccgcgagacagcggcgacgccggcgctgtAGAGGCGATGGAAAAAAGCCGAGTTCGTCTGAATATGGACCAGAAAAAAAGGCAGCAAAGAAAAATCCCCCAacgagagacgaagacgcgggaATGCTCTACGGGAGAGGTGGCCGGGGGAGGCGGAATCGCAGCAAGCTGCCGGAGTCGGGGCGAGCGCACAGCTGGCGGGTGA